In bacterium, a single genomic region encodes these proteins:
- the murF gene encoding UDP-N-acetylmuramoyl-tripeptide--D-alanyl-D-alanine ligase translates to MPNVIDYGWMLLMAAILVSLAGAIIRTTAALHILQLEGYKSGRFLRWLINNPKRLIDVKEGMAMGCLLVLGLIIAFLKLRTLVLPLFLLAWIAIEAYFIVRRKRIKAKKPLVYTARARRLLGLSIALLAAAVIGVMLLSGGLSLWRLTGDQLYSQFLILCALTFWLNQLAAISLTAANVIIYPLEETIKACYLRSAKNKIRKLHPKVIAITGSYGKTSTKHILNTILSQKFKVLMTPESYNTPMGICKVIRGQLEPAYQIFIVEMGAYKRGDIRDLCKLVSPEIGILTAIGPQHLERFKSIDNIARAKYELVESLPGNGIAVFNDDDKICSGLADKTKIKAVRYSLDRLDDKVELTARDIQNTSQGLTLAVEKHSGEAAQIETRLLGKNNVYNILAAAAVALECGLSLDEISRAAKRLEPIPHRLQLIPGAGGVTVIDDGFNANPLGARAALEVLESFNHDQGRKVLVTPGMIELGDREFEQNKIFGAEAARVCDFVILVGPVRTKPILEGLREAGFPKEKTIVVESLAEATKRLKNLLKAGDVVLFENDLPDTYSEDV, encoded by the coding sequence ATGCCAAACGTGATTGATTATGGATGGATGCTTCTGATGGCCGCCATCCTGGTTTCTCTGGCTGGAGCTATCATCCGAACGACCGCGGCCCTTCATATCCTCCAATTGGAGGGATATAAAAGTGGAAGATTTTTGAGATGGCTGATAAATAATCCCAAACGGTTGATCGACGTAAAAGAGGGTATGGCTATGGGCTGCCTTTTAGTTTTGGGACTAATTATAGCCTTTCTCAAGCTAAGGACTTTAGTCTTACCTCTTTTCCTCTTAGCCTGGATAGCCATCGAAGCATATTTTATTGTAAGGCGAAAAAGAATCAAGGCTAAGAAGCCTCTGGTCTACACGGCGAGGGCCAGGAGACTCTTGGGGCTTTCTATCGCCCTGCTGGCCGCGGCCGTGATAGGCGTGATGCTGCTCAGCGGGGGATTATCCCTTTGGCGACTTACAGGTGACCAGCTTTATTCTCAGTTCTTGATTTTATGTGCTCTTACCTTCTGGCTGAATCAGTTGGCGGCCATCAGCCTTACGGCGGCCAATGTCATCATCTACCCTTTGGAAGAGACAATCAAGGCATGCTATCTGAGGTCTGCCAAGAACAAGATTAGAAAGCTTCACCCCAAAGTTATTGCTATTACAGGAAGTTATGGCAAAACAAGCACAAAGCACATTCTAAACACCATTCTCTCCCAGAAATTCAAGGTATTAATGACCCCGGAAAGTTATAATACGCCGATGGGTATTTGTAAAGTGATCAGGGGACAATTAGAGCCGGCCTACCAGATATTTATTGTGGAAATGGGGGCATATAAGAGGGGGGATATTAGAGACTTATGTAAATTGGTCTCCCCGGAGATCGGCATTCTTACCGCCATTGGGCCGCAGCATCTGGAACGATTTAAAAGTATTGATAATATCGCCCGGGCCAAATATGAACTGGTGGAATCCTTGCCTGGGAATGGAATAGCGGTTTTTAATGATGACGATAAAATCTGTTCTGGTCTGGCTGATAAGACTAAAATCAAAGCAGTCAGATACAGCCTGGACAGATTGGATGACAAAGTAGAATTGACGGCTCGGGACATTCAAAATACCAGTCAGGGGCTTACCCTTGCCGTGGAAAAACATTCAGGTGAGGCAGCCCAGATAGAAACCAGGCTCTTGGGGAAAAATAATGTTTATAATATCTTAGCCGCGGCTGCCGTGGCTTTGGAATGTGGTCTGAGCTTAGATGAAATTAGTCGAGCCGCCAAGAGGCTCGAACCTATCCCGCATAGATTGCAGTTGATTCCTGGCGCTGGGGGGGTAACCGTGATTGACGATGGGTTCAATGCTAACCCGCTTGGCGCCAGAGCCGCTCTCGAAGTCCTGGAAAGCTTTAATCATGATCAGGGGAGAAAGGTCCTGGTAACCCCTGGCATGATAGAGCTTGGAGACAGGGAATTCGAGCAGAATAAAATCTTTGGCGCTGAAGCGGCCAGGGTATGCGATTTCGTCATATTAGTGGGGCCTGTAAGAACCAAGCCTATCTTAGAAGGGCTGAGGGAGGCCGGTTTCCCAAAGGAAAAGACAATCGTGGTTGAGAGCCTGGCCGAAGCTACCAAGCGCTTGAAGAATCTCTTAAAAGCCGGCGATGTGGTCTTATTCGAGAATGACCTGCCGGACACCTACAGCGAAGATGTTTAG